The sequence GCGGCACCTCCCAGTCAGAGCCCAGCTCCAAACGGCAGAAGAAGGTGTGAGGGTGTCCCAGAGCTGcacaacacagaacacacacttactgacagccttacacacttacacacacttactaacATAAGAGTGCTGCTGATAGAGAACTGCAAAAGatctttgttttattgtatttgttttatttatttaagatattttagaaattaaatataatttatttccaagtctttatatttttaataatttaaagtttAACTATGTAATGTGTAAACGCATTGCTACTGTCtgtacagttttatcattataaaaTTTTATGATAAGTTTAGGCCATTTTGTCATTTCTGCTATTAACATGTAAGAGCTGATATgccaactttgtttaaaaacaattgGGACAACTTGGGTCAATTTGGACAACAGACATATTTTTTGTAAGCCAAACCATTCATCTTCTCCGTCTATCTCCTGTTGAGAAGTACTCTGTGCCTATTTGTCAAAATcacaaattaataaatgtaataaatgtctcAAAATGTGatgctgaaactactaaaattggGTTAAGAATGGTCAGAAGCATTATTAAAAAGTAGAAAGACAGTGGGGGAAACATCATCTTTGAGGAAGGAATGTGGTCAGAAGAAAATGTTGAGTGATCAGTGAAAACTTAAAACGTTTTGAAAAATGAAATGGTAGAAAATTagcactagaactcagggatatgtttaattaaaacataaaagtCAGAGCATTTTGTTACGGAGggagatttttatatttttctctttgttgCCTTCCCTTTTCTAAGCTACCTCACTCTTGCGCTCTCCTTAactctttctatcagtcctgcaggttacctgtgagagggaggagctgattaattgatcctggtcctgcgtcacaataaagcgctggccgatgtggagtgcagcgcaacacccgacccattcaaccaccacgccgcccagaccaaaccacctgtctttctattttattgtttgtgctgTTGTGAGTAAAAACCGAGCTGTTTAGATAACTAAAGTAGACGCATGTTATTTAACTTTGTCATAATATccttctgtaaatacacttcaaataatactaaaagccaatgtagcactgtaggggataaggtctgtttctttgggagggggtttcttttctcctttgttttgttagttagggagggagggaagatttatgtatttttgtttctttttttattaggtAAGTTAGCTCTAAATttctaagttagttttgtttgtttgttattttaggcatttcttatcccCGACGTAAATGCTactatttattctaaataaatcattttggcttgtatttttgtggttggtatcatctttggtctgggcttaaaatgcgtgagcgggtgtcgtcctagcatatgttactggtctgGCTTTCCAGGCTGTAACaattttcacacacacaatgaGAAGGGAAGTCAAGGAATTGAAGAGAAGCACTTATCAGTGAGGATAACTGGCAATAAGGACTTAAATTTGCTAGAGAGCATAAAGATTGAACTCTGGAGCAGTGGACGAAGTTCATGTAGTCTGATGactccagatttaccctgttccagagtgacggagcatcagggtaagaagtaatgctgtattttatgttattattttagaaTGACCTTACTGGTATAAGTTATAGCTTACatattgtaaagaaaaaatagttattgtgacatgCTTACTTATGCTCATTAATCGCAATTATTTCTATGATAATATATTGCCAATATGGTTGTTGTGCCCAGCCTATGTCTAGATAGTCgtgtagctccagtgcaaaaacAGAAAGAATTCAATTTGGATCTCCCACCATGTCTGAggcatgatttatttatttatccatttttATTAAGCaaactatcatttaaaaaaatatatatattaaattgcaGAAAGTTAACCTCAGCAGCGCTTCATTACCCAACGCCAGTGGACTGCTGAACTGCACAGTGAGCTACTTTTCCAGCTCTGCCACCCCAGATTCAACTCGTCAGATAATTACTAAGCCCTTCATGAGCTGAATCAGGTTCGCCAGGCTGaaaaaacacaaactgtgcacTGCAGGGTTCCCCGGGGACGGGCTGAGAAGCACTCTGCTAAAAGCACTAGAAGAGTTGCTCCTATTAGAAGTGGGATTCCTGGGTTTCCAGGCCGCGGCGTGACGTTACAATGCCGGGCCGGTTTCCCAGACGCAGATTAAACATGGTCTCAGCCTACATTACGCTCACAGTGGGGATCCTGTGTTGCAAACTGTTTTCAGCCTAGCACTCAAGACTCCAGTATAATACAtctaaatgaaaacatttttccACTGGAATCTTTTTATTAAGAGAAATGAACAATGATGGGAACAGTCATACTGAACAGCAGCCAGAACAGACTGTGTTTAGGGGGAAAAAGTAAagtcatatacagtaccagtttaaaaacacttaaattcagaaaaaaactaaacatagcatatttttattatttaaaaaaaaaaaaaatctgctttataccacagttagtttcgaccctgcaatgtgattggctgggaagcgttttatgagtgacattatcagctggtaatgcactgtaaccgaagctctccatgtattacttcgccatatacaggtaacctagtaacaatgcagcgcttacaagccaaacagagcagctacaaacagaacagcaatggaactatttaacTTCGCAtttgtgtttataaccaaacagatcatattttctcatcctctttaactcaaaatctttcaataaatatCAACAATGGTGCCtacgaccacagcacagcagtgccaatattacacttaATAGCACAaacttcaagtgtattattgcttaatggtagattaaaattaaaatcatgtaaaccatgaagaaaaacatatggaattattaactagacaaaaaaaagtgttaaacaaaccagaatttgttttatattttacattcttctctTTGCaaatcttggcattttctcagtcagctttatgttCAGTtcatgtcaagagttaattacttgaatttcttgtttgagagcatcagttgtaaattagtgaagaggtagagttacaggtatacagtgaatagctctaattCAAAtgctaatccatattatggtgagaactactcaactaagtaaagaaaaaaaaatactttaagaaatgaagtgcagtcgcaaagactatcaaaaacattgtgacgaaactggctctcatcaggaccaccaatggaaaggaagagcaagagttttcttttGTTGCATAGAacaagttaatcagagttaacagcctctaaaaccacaagttaacagcttcccagatgAGAGCTTCtaagtgttttggtttgtttaataattttaagttACTTTATGCTTCCTTATTTGTTCCTTAATAGTCTGtagcattaatttacaatgtagtgaAAAGGAAAActaattgaatgagaaggtgtgtccaaacttttgactgctactgtacgTGAAAGCGGTTACGAAAGTTGAGAAACAGAAACAaagaactacagtctgttattatacagtaccaaattgaagacctctggaatataatcaagaggaagatggatgatcacaaaccatcaaaccaaactgaactgcttgatttctttcaccaggagtggtataacgttatccaaaagcagtgtgcaagactggtggagaagaacatggcaagatgttgtttgtagtttatagaataaagcaacaatgttcattttactcaaacttaaacctataaatagcaaaatcagagaaactgattcagaaactatgtGGTTAATGTGGTTATGCTTGATCGTTGTATAATTCATACATGTAATATATGATAACGTAAAGTTAGCCAATCAGCTCAAAGAAAAACTGCAGTCAaaacaaagaggaaaaaaaaaaaaacacaaacaccaaCAACTCAAACCAAAGGGCCGTCTGGCAGCTATGCGTGTTCTGATTGGATATGTGAGCGAGAGAAAGTTTGGGAGCTTACACAAAAGAAACAGAAAGCTAAAGAGTCTGTGACCTAATGAATAATGACAGCTAGGGTTTTGTCCAACCAGTGCCCTACAGAGAGAACCCTGCTGATGAGCTACTGAAAGGCCTGGAGCACTGGCCATTCACACAAAATACCAACACAGGGCTACTGAAAGCATATGGCAAGAGCACAGAAAAGCTGTATACTGAATAAACAGGGGGTTCTGTGCCACCCCACATGCTGCAGAATGGACAAAGACGAGACACAATAGCCCAAATCCATTAAAAACTAAACTTCAGAGTTGTGCTCTTCAGGATTTTAGTCAGCAGTGTGCATGGTTAAATCTGTGGGTACTGTTAATACCCAAAGAGTTAATTACACTATAACAGGCCATACAGGTTTTTATCAAGGTTTCTCAAACAAGAAAATTATACATTGTAATAATATGGAGCTCAGCAGTAAGTGTGTGAAAAATATACAGTTTTTACAatgtattgtaaatttgatttgcTACAGTTACATTTTAATTCGTCCCTAAGACACTGACACTCTAGTCTGaggcagccagagtccgagagagcacaattggccatgctttctctgggagggtagattgCACTCTCTCTATATGTCTAATCACTAAAGGTAATGTTGaccagctgatgtatcagagctaagGGACCTGTCGCTTTTTACTGAGTGTGATGGCTGCCAAGTGGTGCTAAGTTATATTTTTTCAATatgttgtgtgtgagagagagagcactttgtttttactatgagtaaatgagctactgagctctgagtttcctcttctgaagtctccattgctccaccagcggCTCatgtttagtaaaactgagccggatcctcttttagaggctgtatgtgtgacataagtacgtaaagatgtgtgacgtgaccagaagaactcctgtgaaaagcgacccgacactccagtttttagaatgaatatatttggctTAGCAGGGACGGTCATTTCAACACACTGGTACcatttaacacaatatttttgtcCCTTCTCAGCTCAGAAATGATTCTGCTTTCAGTTcaggactgccactttaagaaaactgtcatagtataaaaataatTGTCATAAAAGAAAAAACTTTGGTAACACTTGCTATGAGCCCTGTAttcaaaatgtattataaatgcatttataatgcattatctgacatgcataataccttataatgactgtaataagtctgtataatagctcataagtacttacagcaacattcataacacaacatgaactacaagtataagggtttataaagaaagggcttataaatgTTCATTGTacaagaacattgtacaatgtagtgttgtaatgcactatacaCAGacttggtatattttggtataatgcattataatatgcagttACGATTtgtcaaattaagcttttatatataaGTGTGcacattataacacattataaagccttatatacagtcaataCTGTgaagacattatagtgaggcataataaaatttacttaatgtttaaaaagcatatgaaaattcaCGTCCCTTAAAGtcagtaattactgtatataatgctttataatgtgttacacacttatataaaagcttattaTGTGTTATAGGGCATTAcgacactacattgtacaatgttcttatgaacaaatATTATAAGACATTACAAGCccttttctttataaacccttatacttgtagtttataatgtgttataaatgtcgCTTTAAGTACTTGAGTacatgagttattatacagacttattacagtcattctatggtattatgcatgtcatataatgcattataaatgcatttataatacattatgaatacagggttcatagaaagtgttaaaacttttaaataaatcAGATAATTACAATCGAACAGCAGAGTACAATACTGCTACAACTAGTGGGCGGGGATAAAACATAACAGTAAATAAACCAatctttatatgtaaaataataattacaaattgACACACTGTTTTTGAAAATCCACACAGTATTGCGAAACAAAATACTGTGGTACTTTGACACGTCAGCATTTTCTTACACTCCTAATTggtggcagtttgaaaagaggtggtggatgacctcatatgtatcagaggaggcattgTGCTCGTCCTCATCCTCCTATTGTTGTGAGTAAGTTAATTGGGTAAGCTAAATTAAGGAGAAAGTTAGGCACACACACAACATGATTATTCTTACTTACTTTTACAAACTGCACTAACAAAGCCAGCACACCAGGTTAATTGGTAACAGTTTATAATAacgttttattaatatatttttaactaaagatcagtagatgtgaacaaagcagtagttcaacagaatttgaatattaacaaatgctcacacatgacacttatttatcagcgtggatattcatattaaaaagttAGCAAAtagtggtaacactttctttgaatgtcatctctataagactctacgaacatactcataacacattataatgcattcataaggtattataaacatggctatacatatttataaaaatgtataattcattatagcaatgtttattatgcatcatgaactgtgattataatgcattaatagctgtgtttataacatgttatacatcaatatcaagaaactcagtcccagcttgcagactgtgtcatgactaaaaaagcttccagcttataaacacaccctaaataatcctataaatatattattatataaattattcttgcattgaatataatattaattataatcaattataatgtattataacaggtctttgtgcgctctaagtgccagactttcattgtaggactagattattaatgatagatatatactattttaacatatatattataagcacagcttataatgtattatgatcacaggtcagaaggcttaacaaacatggctataatgggttatgcatttttataaacatttatagccatgtttataatgccttatgaatgcattataatatgttatgaatgtggttatagcgtctaataaagatgacattcatagaaagtgttacccaaatcattagctcatcagagtttgaacataataaataaattgctagtaaatacaaattttaaactaggcaaatgtttatcaattgcagttcatgttgccaatgtgtctaaaaatgtacacaaataacagttattaatcattagtgaatggtatattaatgaaagttattataaagtgttaccggttAATTTATATCAAACCAAAGCTGACAACTATAAACACCTAAAACAGTAGAGTTATACAAATCTACAGGTAACACTGTAAAAAACTGGATAAATTTGAGAGTGAAAAATACACATATTAGCTGTCAGAGTAACAAATGGAGCCATTCCAAACGAATGGCATATCCTTATGATTATTTAAattactatatacatatatatatatatatatatatatatatatacatatatatatatgtatatatatatacacacactataggCACTGAATGTGTGTGATACAGCCTGCCAGCCATGATGATATTTTCTAAAATGTGTGAAACCTGAAGGAAAAATGGAGTCTGGAGTTAACGGCTCAAACCATTAGGATCGTCTACTCTGATTTCAGGTGTATAATCAGAGAAATACAGTACAGCTGTCTGAGGATCTCTATCCTTTAACTTTATCTTCTGTAAATCTCACACAGACAGAGGCATGTGGATTACATTGTTTCCATTGAGAATAAATCAGTGAGTGACCAGTTGAAGCCCCTGTAGGTGAGGggtatcatgcatcttggcagcatgttctcctccaccagtcttacacactgcttttggataactttatgctgctttactactggtgcaaacattcaagcagttcagtttgatggcttgtgatcatccatcttcctcttgattatattccagagaatttCAGTTGTACCCCCTGTAGGTGAGGGGTTTAAGACATCCtaaataatgctgctttaacctACATAGTCACCCACATTTTCTATTGGCATACTATCCATTATTGTCCATTATTAACTTGATTTCACAGTGCTGTTCTACCAATCATGATAGAGAGATTTAGGGGTGATTAGTACATAAGGATAAATGGGGTATTTttactttataatgtttattttcttgCATTTTACTGAGCCCTATCTGAGAAACCACAAAATCAATAGTACATATCGCcagtgtccaatgaaaaacaagaatgTCCATTTTTTCATTACTTAGAGATAGACATATTGCATAATTTTCTGAACTGAAAGAATAAGTATCCAGTTCcctctatttttagtttacttaataatttgaacagaaaaactgtcccttacactgtgtaaatttttttttgataaatggtCCAAtcgaaatacttcaaaatgacctaaaataaacactttcaacattaacttccattgaaatAATTgattagaaggtttttttctctttcctgtaaagttgctattttggagatacttgtttttcattggacagagacgatataTAGAACTACAGAAATGTAGCATTTGTTTGGCTATTATTTTCCATCAATAAAGCTCAAAAACAGTCACAGTCACCTTTAATTCACCCTATATATGGAACTAAATCTAACTAAATCTAGTCACAAATTCTTGATTTTACTGTGTGTCTCAAGACCTACTGTTGTGGAAAACAGAACACATGAACAGCAGCACATTTCACAAATTAGCAGCACTGTATAATTACTTGAACAACAAAAACAGTACCTACCCATCCATTACACTTATTATTTACTGACCTTTCCAAGTGCAACAAAGTGTGCTCTTTCTACACCTAAATCATCAGTTTCCAATTACGAAAACAAGCAAGCAGGGTTTCATACTAgtagtgtacagctctggaagaaatgaagagaccacttcagtttctgaatcagtttatctgattttgctatttataggtttatgtttgagtaaaatgaacattgttgttttattccataaactacagacaacatttatcacaaattccaaataaaacaattgTGTCTttcagagcttttatttgcagaaaataaaaagagaaatgcctaaaataccaaacaagatgcaaagctttcagacctcaaataattcaaataaaaataaaagtttatattcataaagtttcagaaagagttcagaaatcaatatttggtggaataactctgtttctTAAttagtttaatgcatcttggcatgttctcctccaccagtcttacacaatgattttggataactttattctgctttactcctggtgcaaaaattcaagcagttcagcttggtttgatggattgtggtCATTCAACTTccctttgattatattccagaggttttcaatctggtaaaatcaaagaaactcatcatttttaagtggtctcttattttttttccagagctgtatgtgatgtTACTGTAAATATGTGGCAAAAAGACAgtgaaaaaaatgggaaaaaggctgctgtgtaattaagtaaaattctAAACAAAGACTGTCAAAAACTAAAGAACTAAGAACTGGATTGCCACAATTGGTGGAAGCAACTAAAACCCAGGCACTGAAACCGAATATATGCTTTCTGGCTCTGCTTAGTGCATAagttctcaatcctggtcctggacaACCACTGTCCTGCTGGTTTTAGAGCTCATACTAGTTACAGCATACCTGATCCAACTAAGGAACTAACAAACAAGCTCTTGATAagataaactgtgtgttttacaGCAGGACAACACTAAAACCAGCAGGACAGTGAATCCCCAGGAGCAGGATTGAGATCTACTGCCTTAGTATAGTTCCCTGCTGtaaaaataaggtacaaaatATGTCAGGAAACCCAACCACATATCGATGTCCATGGATAATTGGTTCTTTGGTGATTTTGAGGGATCACTGGTGAGTCTGACTGCCTTTAATTCAATATAATTGCTCGTTTCATTGCTGGTTTGGCCTCAACTTTATAAAAATGAACAATGTGTGTGTGATACTGACAACCAATCAGAAAGCAGCATTGCAGATTTAATCAAAAATACTCCACTGGCTTTGGTTCAGACTGAAGATTTGTTCCCTTCATTAATGAAAGTAAAACATACCAACAGTCAAGAAAGCAATTTCTCTAATATCCAAAAAGCTATAACACGTTTATTATTCAGTTccatattttaattgtatttttacaGGATGATTTCCCTCCAAAAAAAGAGGAATGCCGCATATTTGTTTTAAACATCAGCAGTCAACATGTACATATATTTACTTTCTCAAATTATATAAAAACTTTGGAAACTTTAAAGAATAAATGAAGTCTAAATCGTCTGTTCGTTTATACTGTTTGCTCAACAATGCGATTCAGTTCAGCACAATGACTGCATGCTTGTTAGTGGACACGCCTGCCAGAGACTCATCGCCTGCTGGATGGTCGAATTAGGTAGATTTTATTGCTTGTGGTTTATTTATTGCACACAGGTAAGAAACGCAGCCATTTTGTAGAATGTTTGTCACTCAGTGTGACTAAGGAGGAGTGTTCCCCCTATAGAAAATACAGTTACAGAAAATAACCAACACAGAGAAACTGTAACAAGCGTTTAACAACCTGCCACAATAAAGCCTTACCTGAGTTTTTGTCCGGCAGTCGGCTAATCCTCCACACCACAGATTTAAAGGCCTGTTCATACTTGGCAGTTCCCAGAGTGACCCTCATGGCGGGTTCTGAGCCGGAACTGCTCGTAGTCCCGAAGCTGGCTCCTTTATTGAAGCGAGCCTTAAGGGACTTCTCTCCGGTGACACTCTCCCTGCGGAAGTTCTTGGCCCATATTTCAGGTAGCGGGTAACGGACAGCTACGTTTTCACACGGTATAAGTGTGAGAGGGTCTCTGTTGGACGAGAAGCCGGTTGACATCACCAGCCAGGACTGGAGCTCCACCTCTGCACCACGAATGCTGACAACCGTTCTCACGGTGAAGGGAAGCGTCTTTTCCGCGTAGGTTGTTCTGAATCGCAGCAGCTCGAATCGACGTCCAGACGGAGGTTCAAAAGCGATGATCCTGGATTCGTCAAATTCCGACTGATCCCCACACTCGTTGAGCCTACAGTCCTGCAAGCGTATCCAGCGTGTGGTGGTGTTTGGAACGATGTCATGACGGGATACCACCTCTTTTCCTCTGACCTGGACGTCGTTGAGTCCGATGTGACATATCGGTGAGCCCGTCAGGAACGCAAGAACATTGACTTGGGTCGTAACCAGGTGTTCTAGAATACGACTATCACCTTTCGACAGGACCCCATAAAAACTATCGATCACTTCTACCTGAATCTCTTCTTCAGAGTAGGACGCAGGTGAACTGATGGACTCTGGGTCTGCAGACAGGTTGGCCAGCTTTTCTTGCAAAGCATACCTGAAGCTTTGGAAGTCCTGGTATTCGACAGTCCCAAGCTTGACCAGTTGCTCCTTGACAGGCATGTGAACCACGGTCACTTTGGGCTGGATCTTACGCTTCTCTTTGTACACCACGTGGTCCAAGCTGAGGGTGTGAACTCGCCCGTTCTCTTCATAGTTCTGCAGCCTGGGTTCAGAAACCTCGAGCTGAGTGTTTAGCTGGAACTCCTTGAAGGGTTTCTCCAGGCCCTTTTCGTAGAAAAGCTGCAGACTGCCAGCATCACTCAGCCTGACGAAGATGGGTCCCCAGTGCCGAGAGgacatgatgttctttttctccGGGATGCGGAGAAGCATGGGCCAGCCATTCTGGGGAGCCATGTGAGATGGTTCATACGGTGTCGCCTCTTCGTCCCCTGTGTCCAAAGAATCGTCTGGTAAAGTGGGACTGCCGACTTGGTCAGGGTCAGAGATCTGCATGTTTTTGAGCTGATCCAGGTCATCTCCAGGAGGACCTGAGGGGAAGAAGTCCTGGCCACCGGTGCTAGACTCACTATCAGGGCTGAAGAGCAGCAAGGATTCCCGTTTGATGTCAGAAGGATTGGGTTCAAAGACAGGGGAACTGAAGGAAAAAGATTTGGGAGTGGCTGAGCCATTGCTTTCAGTGGATTTTAACTCAGTCTTGTTAAAGTAGGCACTGAAAGGGTTGATTGGCGAAGGCTGAACGTTAGAAAACTCATCATCCAGGAAGGGGTTCTTCTTGGTGTAAGGAGTGGTGTTGTTCAGCAGTGGGCTGTCTAATGTAAATGCTGGGTGTGTGCTATCGGGGGTTAAGTCCAGGATGTGCCTGTCGGTACTGGTTCTGTTCTGGATGGGTGAAACTATCAGGTTGCTGTTGGCATCTTGTAACGGAGAGTTGTTGAGGTTGTCAAGCGCGATGTTGGATGGTTTCGGAGCATATTTGTAGTCTGTCGCCTCGTCATCATCATCAAACGTTACCCAGCTGGCGAATCGGCCGGGTAGTGTACTGTTGGCGTACTGCTGGCCGTTGGTGTGTGGGTTCTTGGCTGTCCAGTTAAGTGTATCCATGTTTATTCCTTCATCGTCTTGGCAAACAGACGAATCTGCAAagcataaagaataaaatatcaaatataaatattaaaatatcaatGTTGTCCACCTGTTATGAAGGATTCTTGTCTTAAGACTGTCTGTTTAACTtgtcaaaaacacaaacaagacaACTTACAGCTCCTGTTCGCCTCCTGCTGTCCAGAGTGTTTATTTGTTTCCCATCACTGTAACAAGCTAAATGGGTGGAGTTTACTGGACTAATGAGCAGAGTTAACAAATGAGATGAAAGCCATTGAAAGCCAAGActcaaaaaaatgtatgtatgctTTCCTCACATCAGCTGCAAACTCAAAATGGGACagtatgaaaaaagaaaaacaaaaaacaaaacagtatgaacccaagatatctTAAGTTTTCTGTGGTTAAATTAATTTCATTAGTCAATTTACACCCATTTCTGCTTTTTAGGCCTGGGTCATGtttgaataattttatttaaatgttttatccaattttctcccaatttacaaagccaataacccaaccctatcactagtgatgccccaacaccaggagggtggtgactagcacatgcctcctccaatacatgtgaagttagactccgcctcttttcgatctgctgctgatgcaagcTGCATAacaaggatttgaaccagcgatcccctgatcatagtggcagtgccttagtacACTGGAAAGTCTGAGCCTTACAAAAAAAAGGATCTCTACTTTGTAACAGATATAagtcctgtctttcttcagagaccggtaattcagtgatctaaaacagggctaaatagaaacaccagagcacttttattttcacaaaaaacgtctcacatggaattcatttatactagagacctaGTATACTTACTATTACTTTCCTTAATTTACTttttcataatttaatacatataaatatggTGTACAAGAAGGAACTGGATTCTTATTCTTTCAGTTCAGACAATTATGCAATATGTCCATCTCTTGGTTATGAAAGGATTTGGTTTTAGTAATGCCTGTAATGCTGACTAAACCACTTTCCATTCAAAAGCATAAAGCCTGGCAAACATGTTGActttctaatttaatttaaatcattCTGCCTTCATATCGGCATATTTCAGAATTTACCTCCAGCTCTTTTAGCAGCTCATATGAATGTGTGTTTTCTCTCCACAGGAGAGGCGAGGCCCCATCCAGCATAAATTCAG is a genomic window of Astyanax mexicanus isolate ESR-SI-001 chromosome 14, AstMex3_surface, whole genome shotgun sequence containing:
- the ston2 gene encoding stonin-2 isoform X2, which encodes MSVGASSSDLPSLTTEEPPSQTTSRPHSPNSSVCQDDEGINMDTLNWTAKNPHTNGQQYANSTLPGRFASWVTFDDDDEATDYKYAPKPSNIALDNLNNSPLQDANSNLIVSPIQNRTSTDRHILDLTPDSTHPAFTLDSPLLNNTTPYTKKNPFLDDEFSNVQPSPINPFSAYFNKTELKSTESNGSATPKSFSFSSPVFEPNPSDIKRESLLLFSPDSESSTGGQDFFPSGPPGDDLDQLKNMQISDPDQVGSPTLPDDSLDTGDEEATPYEPSHMAPQNGWPMLLRIPEKKNIMSSRHWGPIFVRLSDAGSLQLFYEKGLEKPFKEFQLNTQLEVSEPRLQNYEENGRVHTLSLDHVVYKEKRKIQPKVTVVHMPVKEQLVKLGTVEYQDFQSFRYALQEKLANLSADPESISSPASYSEEEIQVEVIDSFYGVLSKGDSRILEHLVTTQVNVLAFLTGSPICHIGLNDVQVRGKEVVSRHDIVPNTTTRWIRLQDCRLNECGDQSEFDESRIIAFEPPSGRRFELLRFRTTYAEKTLPFTVRTVVSIRGAEVELQSWLVMSTGFSSNRDPLTLIPCENVAVRYPLPEIWAKNFRRESVTGEKSLKARFNKGASFGTTSSSGSEPAMRVTLGTAKYEQAFKSVVWRISRLPDKNSALGHPHTFFCRLELGSDWEVPRKFQCQVEVEFDMPAASASKATVRSLSVEDRTDLKKWITYKAHYSYQVGIEQKSEGMLESADQEKPGECAHQ